One Glycine max cultivar Williams 82 chromosome 8, Glycine_max_v4.0, whole genome shotgun sequence genomic window, TAAACAATCAATTCTGATATCAATTGTTGTACAACCGAGGAGGGTAAATACCGAGAAAATTTACACTAATGGATCATGAATAATTATATAACCTTAATCCAAAAccttaaaacttaaatttataaattttcttttcatttatatatatgatgtttaacttttttatttctacttGATATAGGACTCCACTTCTTTGTATTTcaacaattcattttttatgtaaacatttaaataaacatgattatattttaactttttaaataatgataGCCTTGTCAAagaaagatattttattataacatcCAAAATGGTATTTGCTTCTTTTATTCCTATGGGTAGATTAAGATCGATGTAAATGACAAACTGGAAAAATTGTCCAAACACCGAAAGACACTAACTagttaacaaaataatatttattctgTTTTCTATTACAGGCTTCTTTGtccgtcaaaaaaaaaaaacttataggtATCTtgagtattttgttttgtttcaaaCTATTAGACATTTTGTTTACTGCAAAATATTAgtcatcttaaaaaataataaaaaataaagaaaacattgattattttttatattacttttatttattgattttatgtaaatattatattcacttataattatattttaacttctTAAATAGTTATAACCTTttcaaataaagatattttatcataaaaatttgtgaaattaatgatatatatatatatatatatattattttatgatgaaaatattaaagcataaataatcataataataatacaaattattaataatttttttttggtaaaataacatgctttagtaaatttcctgaaaacattaaattatatttactcGAATAGATTGCAAGAACAATgaataaagaataatatttttttaaaaaaatatcttcccATTTTATATAGAAATATGTTACTATTTacaccatttttttaaatacaataaaataaaaaatatttttcaatgaacATTCTCTCTTAATCTTCTCATTTTCCTAAACAAGTTCAAATTGGAAGAAAAATGGTTAGAATTAGTAAGGTAAAAATATATAGAGATTATTCCacgtattttaattttgaacaatttgattccttattttttttttataaaaaaaaaacagtgattGGCATCCCTTTTCACATATGTAAACCATTTGTGATGAGGGACAAAAACCATTATTTTTGTAAAGTTaggaattaaattgattaaaattgaagtttagagactaaaataatgtttcattgAATTGAATGTACAaagattgaaaatatattttaccaaaatactaacaattaattttCCTGATCTATATAATGTCCTTTCatgcctttaaaaaaatttatgtaaatttttttccttctatttcATTAACATCAACACTTAAAGACTAATTTCAAACATTTAATAAtagtactaaaaaataaatgattttttagattttgatataataaattactttcttctaataaaatattttcacttttaaatatttaaaattagatcGAGACTAAttaactaatattatttatttatttatcttatttttaatagtttttctaTCATTACTCCTgaagattgattttaaataactaatctcttaaaattaaaattattcataatacttattatacttatatatggtttaattactatgtttatctttaaattatttaaatttttaagtaaataatttattttaaaagtttataattGAATCTCTTATAAAcctacaaattatatttaattgggTTTTCATATTCGGCTTCCGTCAAATTAAACGAAATATTGTCTCCTTATATTAAAGTAGAtatagttatttaaatattttaggattagataaatagtataataattcattttttcttaaaaaaaattaaaataagcctCTATATCTCAAACAGTGTAATAGAATCTTAGGTAGTAGTTGACTTGTTTTTATTTaccgttttttttatttagatagAGATATTAattcaaacacatttttataaataaaagaaaaggaaaagttgaactaaacttctaaaaaattaataatcttaatttttcataacaaaATGGAAGAGATttaatctttgaataaaatttctACTTTCAATTTCTTCACGTAAGTCTTAAGGTTgatattgataaattttattatcaattaataaaagaataaataaataataactcttcaatagtgttacatttttttaataagtcttcttaatatttaaaaagtaaatattgaataataaataaatatattaagtgttttgttaacaaaaatgtatataattttttactttctcatcatttatataatattttttcctatttatttttattacataatcatacttctcttttctctctcttcaatgtaatatttgttatacaattatgattttattcaaaattttctgCTCAAATACACCAAAAATTCATTCAAAATCTGATTAAAGGTGTGTTTGTTTGTACTGAATtaagagaacaaaaaataagtgaaataaagaataaaataagatgGAATGACACTTTTATATTCtactctaattttaaaaaaaaaatatctcggtttatttttatttcttttcatttgacTCTATGGATCTGATCCTAAATTAGACCAACCTGAAAGCAGTTTAATCAGGTGTTAACTTCTATCCTACAAGTTCACCGAACACTGACGCATGTTAGTGGCAGCAGGGGAAGACGGTGTTGGCACGTGTCAAGCAAGAGCTAGAATCGTGTGTCTTTTTAACAGTAGTAGTAGTTGTATTAGGTACACAGAGGGTGACGTGGGAAAGAAACAAATGCTGCCTCTTTCATCTTTGGAACCTGGATTGCGCATAAATACCCTCTTCTCCCTTCATCTACTCCCTCACCAACACTCCTCGTTTCTCTAATTCTCCATTATTACATTTTACTATAAAATTACAGTACTAACTTAGCTAGCAAGCAGGCCAGTACCAGTTTTATTAATTTCCACCATATTGTAACGCTGCCATTGGTGGTTGGCCGTGGTAACGTACAGTGGTCATAGTTTAACAAATTAATAGTAATTAGAAAGATGAAGGATGTGTGCAATGTGGTGCAGGGATTGAAGCCTGTGCTGCTAATGGTAGTGGTGCAAATAGCATTTGCTGGGGTCAATGTCTTCTACAAGTTCGCGGTAAACGATGGCATGAGCTTGAGGGTCGTTGTTGCTTACCGCTTTGTATTCGCCACAGTTTTCATTGCTCCACTTGCTCTCATCGTTGAAAGGTTCATTCTTCAATAATTCATTAGCTAGCTTCTcagttttcacaacattcatctttattaatttgtttatatatatatatatatcaactagGCACTGctatatgttttaaatattagtTGATGGAATTATTAAGCCCACTTTGTGCATGCTTTTTCATTACTGCTTTAAAAAAGTGATCTAAGAAGCAATAATGAAGACAAATACCAAACTAATTTTGTCGTTGATATGCATGATTGGCAGGAAGAAGAGGACAAAGATGACTTGGACGGTACTGTTTCAGTCATTTCTTTGCGGCTTATTTgggtatgtatgtatgtaagtcttttaattttaatttattgaccTGCTCCTTCATCATCGTTTCCTTGACGAtgttcttctttcggctttagTTTTAATTCAAACTTAATTTGCAGCGAAAACAAAAGTCGATTTCAATTTTGTATAAAGATGGAGGGTGAATTATATGGGGAGACCAATTCTTCTGTACAACAacacatgcatatatatagaccTCTTAATTAAGCATGCGTGACTCTTTCTGCACCATCAGTTTGTGTTTGTAGCTATATTTACGCCATCTCCTTCTAGTCTAGAGTTTCAATATCAAACCATATTTTGCTTCTGCATGTGTCTCCCATGACGCGGCAACTTTTCAGGAACTTTCTATGAATAAaacaccaatttttattttatgaaataaatcaacatattactctctttttttgggttcttCTTAGATATCAGAGCAGCCCAGATGCGTGTgtgtgtaatttttaataattgaaagaTAACTATATTTTCATGTTCAAATTCATGGTCACCTTTTTTGTATACTTGTTAGTTTTTCGAATTAGaagtttttgataaaataattgttgaaatagttaaaaataaagtatatatttacattgtttctttaaattctacatttattttataaatcaaaatataattttacataattatagttttaatttttattaattttcaattattactaacatatttaaaaattgaatattgaacattttattacaaattaatattaatatgaagTATATCAAAATAGATAAGAAActtattaaaatagttaataaagtaacacaaaaatgattaagtataagaaaatatattttaaaataataatagaaatgaaagaaaaattagttataaattagtaaataagaatgcttattaattaaaaatcttagTTTATATAACTAAAGTAATTTATGTTAAGCAAAAATTCTAACTGCcttaacatattttttcctTGTCTTTAATATATAGGGATTGATTTTTTTCCGCATTACTTGTCTTGAAGGAATAGATCAATTCATGGAGATATGTTATTTGTAATTGACTATATTATTTCACTTAAAGTGACGAGGTGCTAGCCTATGATTTAATATGCAGGGGATCATTAGCTCAAAATTTCTACTTACAAGCCCTGGCTTTAACTTCTGCAACGTTTGCATCCGCAATGTCGAACCTTATACCAGGCATAACCTTTATCTTGGCCGTTTGCTTCgggtaagtatatatatatatagactcaaatattattatttatcgaATAATTCTCTGTCAAAATTTGTATGTTTTGCTAAATGGAATATATATTGTGTTATTGAATTGTTATCAGTATGGAAAGATTAAATTTGAGAACAGCAGCAGGAAAGGCCAAAATAGTGGGTACATTAATTGGAATTGGTGGGGCAATGGTACTTACTTTCGTTAAAGGTGTGCATATCGAATTCGGGTCCTTTCATTTGAACCTTTTGCATCCCCAAAACGGTACGCACGCACATTCAGCTACCGGTGCTCATACCCTCTTGGGTTCTCTGTGCGCCCTGGCTAGTGGCATCAGCTATGCATTGTGGCTCATCATTCAGGTCCATTTTCATTTTGCAAATAAacccttttcttgtttacttctcatttttttttatgtgcttCACTTATACAACCATCTAAGGGCGAGTCCTGACTCATCAGTAAAATTGTGTCTTGATGACCATTTGGTCATGGGTGGATTCGAATCCAGAAAAAGTCTCTTTATATATGTAAAGATAAGACTGCATTCAATGTCTCTTTTCCATACCCTCGTATATTGAGGAGCCTCCGGACAATGATATAgctagtttttactttttacttataCAACTGTCTCACGAGTCACAACTCTGTCAAAGGATGTTGGGCAAATATTTTGcaaataattaatcaatattagcattatttaactttgtttttaatttattttgtataatttttgtgCAGGCCAAGATGAGTGAAAGTTACCCTAGACCTTACTCAAGCACGGCGTTGATGTCACTTTGGGGGTCACTGCTGTCCATTGTGTTAGCACTTTGCGTTGAGAGGGACTGGAGTCAGTGGAGGTTGGGTTGGAATATTAGGCTTTTGACTGCAGCATATACGGTATGATATttgcttaataataataataataataataagtgtaTATAATATTGAATTATATAAGTTGCATTGGCTTTGAGCTATAATCATGAATTTAGTAAGTTTATATAAtgctatatattattttaggatttttttataattatattttacatatcaaaataaagataaaaagcaTGTGCACATTGAAATGTACgtgtgattgttttttttttaattttattatctaaaagaataatgtaaaaatggtgtgtaatgaaaatattttagaaattatcATTATTGGTGTAGGGTATTGTGGTTTCTGGGGTGATGGTGGTTGTGATTTCATGGTGTGTCCACATGAGAGGCCCATTGTTTGCCTCTGTTTTCAGCCCCCTGATGCTCGTGACGGTGGCCTTGGCTGGTTCTACGATTTTGAACGAGAAGCTACACCTTGGTTGGTATGTGCATGCCTTGTTATTTTCAGAATTGCAATCATTGTAATTTGGTTTACACAGTGCATTAGAACTTAATTTATCACCCACAAAGGGAAATTAACAAGTGCTTAGGCCGGCAATTAATTAGTAGTTACGAACGGTTGATAATTATTCATTCAACTAATGCCCCTAGTCTTAAGAAAGTGACAACTTAATACTGCGTACATAAATATCTCTTATCTAAAATAATGCATGTGCACTATTAACCTTCAATTGAAGATGTGGGGACCTGATTAGTGATTAGCATTCATGTTTATCATTAAGGGATATATATGATTAAGTATATAGTATTGTTTCGAATTTTCatgtttagaaattaatttatatccATGATCAATGACCGTTTGTATAAATGAGTTTGTTTTGGTAAATTTCAGCGTAATTGGAGCAGTGCTGATTGTGTGTGGTTTATATGTGGTATTATGGGGTAAAAGTAaagagatgaagaagaagaatcaatTAGTGCCAGCACAAAGCCCCCATGACAATGAATCTAATACGGTCGTCGAAATTGTGGTGAGGTCTGCACAAGAAGATAAAAGCAACCAAAACAAAACCCATGAAATTGTTGCAAAAGTAGTTAGGGATAATGACGATTCATGAGCAGATGGTCACGAAGGGCATTGTTCAAATGAACACAATCAGGGAAACAACGGAGaacaagaaaattataatattaatgctTCACATAAGTTTTTAACATATGATATTAAATTCTACGACTAGATAGATTAGATCCAACAAAGGAAATCTTGCCATCCTTTTCAAATCGAACCAATGTGCTAAGCATTTTTGGTAGTGTTGGAAAATGGAAAGCACTTTCTAATTAGTaagttaaaatatctttatagaTTCTTATATATTCACACTTTGGCTTTTCGTAAATGATTCATTACTAATCtgacaattaatttaaaatttgtgtttgttGATATCATTACTAATATGACAATTAAATACAATTACGATTAGATATTAGTAATTAAGATTTCAGCTCTAAATCTACAATGTATTTActcaattaagaaaataagggtattttaataaaactaacaatGGATGATCGtagttaattactttaatttttgtgatgtgtttttctcacaaaaaaatataatataattaatattattaaaatcaattttaaatatttgaataacttttttaataatattattttttaaaatatatttattttcttctttgtaattttgtatttttaccaaattttttagtaactaaatattttagttaaaactgaattttttttagtgaataaatattttagttgaaattaattaattaattaatttaaaggttaaaaaatattttaaataaattgtagaggataaaaaaaatattatagctAACAAGTTAAAAGGTAAGtgaaataacttataaaaaaaacgttAAAAAATACCGAAATAAATTTGGATtgaaaagtttattttgatcAAACCAACTCCTAAACTATTAGAATAACTTGTCAAAAACATAACTTTAAATATGCTATGTACACAAACgacaaaaaagaaatgaataaaataaacaagtaaTATAATGTATTAGGAGAACACCAGTTTGCGTTATTTTAAGCAAGACCTTGTTAATTTTGACAAATGGTGGgatagattttttgtttttctgacAAGGAGGGCCTGAAGGCCCAAGACAAACAGCAAACTAAAGCAAGACACTGCGTCGCATGGACATGCAATCACCATTCACGCAGAATCTGAGAATCAGCAAAGAGCCAATTGCTTCTGCAACCCATTGAAAACTCGAATATAGACAAAGatatcttttgttctttttttttttcagatccAGATATCTTTTCGGATTAGAAAATTTGGAATACGAAAAATTCACACTTATGATTGTCCATTCTAAAATTATGCATACATAATTCTGAAATGGACAATCCGAAAAACATGTTTTCCAAAGTACTCATTCCAAAATTATGTATGCATAATTCTGAAATGTGCAATCCAGAATTATGCATGCAATCCagaaatcataattataattaggGAATGGGTAATCTAGaagtgtgaattttttttctgtttaagATTCTCTAATCTGGAATTATAACAAGATTCGAAAAAAATATCTTGGAACTTACCTCTTCGATGCATAGCAACGAACATCATTGAACAGTGACCCGTGGAGGTCAACTATGTTGTCAAAGGCTTTTATAGGCAGGAAAAGGGAGAAACTGTGGTGACGACAGAGGAAAAAAGAGCAACAATGGTGACAGTTTCAGACAGAGGTTCCACGGAAGGTAGTTTCAGGATATTTGAAATAAGGAGGTGCGGGTAACAAAAGGTGGAGTAGAGGAAGCAATGGCCCAACTGGTGTGGGGAACCAAATGGGTCCCGTAGATAAGACCATGCACCAGTCCCATATTAACTAACTGCAAGTCTGCAACTCTCTATATAGGTGCATAATTCCATTGCCAAGTTCCAGGGACAACGTTTGAAACGACAATGCTAAATTATGGGGTTAGATAACAACGGATTCGTTTTTCTATCTCTTCCGAGAAGACTTCTCTATCTTCCTTTTAAGGGGATGGGATACAAAACACCTCTCATGCGCTTGTGAATCTCTCTAAGACCTCATACAGAGGAGTGTTAGGGTACAGATACATAAATTCTTTCTTAGTCAGAACACGAAATCGTTTACATTaatattatgacaaaaaaaataccattaGTTATCACAAAATACCTAAtatcatgacaaaaaaaataaaatacttttatttttacaaattacaattatcttttatatatttttatatttttaaaatattttatgaattttttattgtggatactataaaaaattagaaggataaaaaagtaaaattgatattaatttattctctcttttttatttcttatattttctcacattcattttaaaataattcatactattggacaatatttatatttttatgggggcaagttttttttattatatgagtGGAGATCAATTAAAACAATCTCGTGGGAGCAATTTCCCCCACACCTATAACCTGGATCCCCCCaatgggatatatatatatatatatatatatatatatatatatatatatatatatatatatatatatatatatatatatatatatatataactattttttattttcatattgttagatcattttattcatatttttaacaatattaaagtaataaaaataattaattttttcaattatccAGATTAAAATTGACCCattaaccaaaattaaatagCCATCCATcgatcattttctattttcattagataattttacctttaaattatttcttaaattttaaattttaattttttttaacttacatTAATTTCTcactacttttatattattaatttttttattttatatttttttattaacggcatttaacttttttttatattatttaaaaaaattaaagaggcATGAAGTGCCTCTCTTTTCCtagttatatatagagagacaCACACGTGAGTGTGATTTACAGATATTCTTTAGTTGTGCTAACATTAGTTCAATTGAaatgactttttcaaattaattaaacttgTTCAAAGAAACTTGTGTGCATAAGAAAAAAGTTGGAGAACATTATCTCTACTTTTCTTACTAGTTTTTATTCTTTACACAAtatatagttatttattttcatgtcgATGTCAATCATGCATATAATTTGttcctaaattatattttgattatatttaatatcCGAATATCCAAACCAAAagaattaggaaaaaaatgtgCACATTAACTCGTGCTAACTTCTGacacattaaaaaaactacGTGGTAACTTCTGGTCAATTCAATATCGGATGaattgttgagtttttttttttttgtcatatgaATACCcaattttatctaattattttattttattatcattaaaagatCAATTTCATGAATctcataaaaaatgaatgaagaaaaaaaaggatgaaaactaaaaaagaaaagaaataataaaaatgaatgaaaaaaaaaatggcagccCAAATTAAAATTTGCCGATCAAAATTTTCACAACCAAGAACCAAGAAAACCCGCCATTTATAACCGAACCTCTGCCAAACATGACATTTGAGCTCAAGCCTCCATGTCCCttagtttgttttttgtaaTCTCCACTTTCAATCATGTCTTATCAAGACACGACTTGCACCCGTTTTTTATGTCAAGCGACACATCCAAGTCGTTCTCCTTTACGTGTTGAAGATTTGAAGCGTATCCAAGTAATCCACTGCCACTGCAAAGGAACACACACATGACACAACCTAGATGCCCTAGGCTTAAAAGTTAAAAGCTGATGGTTACAACTTACAACAGTGGAATGTGGTTGAGCttgaaaggaaaggaaattaaaaGGTGAAACTGCAAAGCACAAAAGTGTAAAGAAGGAAGACACAACGTGGATTGGGGATTTGCCACTATTGGTTTTCTTTTCCCACAAAGGTCAAGGCCCATTCTAAAAagcgtttaaaaaaaaaaaagacgcacacacaacaaaagaaaggaaatggTTCGATTCTTTTCAAGGGTTAAGAGGAGTCATGCAAAGTCCAGGAAATAAGGAGAAGGAATGTAGCAAACAAGAGGAGTAGTGGATTTTCCTTTTccattgaatattttattatttaaagaaacaaaaaaacagaaggCATTTCAGGGAAAAGAGaggaagggggggggggggggggggagactTCTTTTTGTGTATTTTGAGGATACTACCATGCCACTCGGATATAGAAagctttctaatttttaatttgtttgtttcacCCATACTCTATCATGAAACttgattagttaaaattaaagaacaatgtaTGTGTTATTGCTAGCTAGTCATGCCTATAATGTTCCATGTGTAGTTTCACTTTATTTTCATAGTTTGAAATAACAGAGAACTAACTTATCATTGGTGTTTGATCTAGTCCTTTTCTTCAGTTTGTTTCTGCCAGCATCAACATGATTGAAAAAATGCCTAAACCAATTAACAGTGAATTACTAATAATTTAGTCTCTCAAATTGCATTTCATTGTCAAATTAGTCCAcacaaaactataaaaaaaataaaaatcttgaaATGTTTTAGAGTGTCATTTAAGTCGTCtctaaaattaaatactttttattttcattttgatccgTAATTCAAagatttaaatgataataacatatgattagggactaaaatgaagaaaagtgatattaattttaagaacttaaatgaaactttaaaaaatagtaatttgttTGAGTTTTTCTTAGTTTCAAAGATTAATGTGACAAGATATAATATTAGGaactaaatttatcatttattcacTAACTAAGTTGTTAATCTTTGTAGATGCTCACATTTTTACTATCATAGCCATTTGGTTATGAACGCTATATATGTATTTGATCTAGTGGTAAGAAGTTAGGAtaatttgcattattttttaggtttgaaCTTTATTATTGCCATtgtacaaacaaaaaaaattgtgaacaatttgttttaatgtttaaattattgtttgagTTAAATTCCAAATATTTTGTTCTGTGAGTGTTTGAAAATGTTGTGGACCACGTTGAAAAAATTGTGGTAGCCCTAAAAGTTATTTATTAGTGTGGTGGAAAATTATGGTGGGATAAcatggtttttaaaatttaactacCAATCCAAACACAGTTTGTTTGTCAATTttcctattttcaatttttatttatcaatttgttGCAAATCTAGCTAGTTATAATAATTGGGGAAATGCTTTTTTAATTCTAGCGAGTCAAAGACTTCTGCTCGACCAGTTTGATTATATTTCTCTCTCTAATATCAGAAACTTATGGTGCTGAACATTTAGTGATAAATGATGCATAGCTATAGCATGTTAATTACACATACTAACGAAAGTGTGCATAGACTGCAGGAATCGAAAGTTAGTAACATACTAACGTAAGAACCTCAACTTCACACAAAAATGCGATGGTAAAAAGGGGGTAGTACGTACACTTTGAATGGGACCCGAATACCCTTTCTGCCCTTTTTGatctttttttggtttcaccTTTCTTCCACGgctcttcaaagttcaaacccaTCATCAACTGTGACGCATGCATGGATGATTGGAGTACGATATATAGCTTAACTAGCTTTTAGAATTTTAGAATCATGCATGCCAATTATTTACCAGATTAAGTAGgataaaaaggtaaaagaaattaatgtaCGTGAAGCGactgaaaggaaaaataagctAGGGAATTATGGAGGTGGGGGTTGCAGCACTAAGTTTTCCGCTCgggtacatatatatatatatatatatatatgcatgaagCCAAGTGGCTTTGTCATTCATTTCCACCATAAGGTTTAGGTGGCAATTGATATCACTAAACTCTTCACCAAAGAGTTATTGCTTGTAATGGAACAGGCCAAATTTGCTTTTGTGGCTGTAGTTGCTCGTGCATCAGGAATTGATAGAAAATTAGGTCCATTTAAATAGGGCTCCTTTGTGGTGAGTGGATGCTGACCGAAAGAGGAAAGGTACATATGAATGAATCGAAGGACCAGCattgatatattatattaaaagaagGCTGCCCGTTATATAgactagttatattttttagatgTATACACTAGTTACTTTATAAAGATagaattggaaaaaaattaattgttcagttttattgcaaaataaaaaaattaataattttttaaaaggtcttttaaaaagga contains:
- the LOC100787839 gene encoding WAT1-related protein At1g68170 isoform X1; the encoded protein is MKDVCNVVQGLKPVLLMVVVQIAFAGVNVFYKFAVNDGMSLRVVVAYRFVFATVFIAPLALIVERKKRTKMTWTVLFQSFLCGLFGGSLAQNFYLQALALTSATFASAMSNLIPGITFILAVCFGMERLNLRTAAGKAKIVGTLIGIGGAMVLTFVKGVHIEFGSFHLNLLHPQNGTHAHSATGAHTLLGSLCALASGISYALWLIIQAKMSESYPRPYSSTALMSLWGSLLSIVLALCVERDWSQWRLGWNIRLLTAAYTGIVVSGVMVVVISWCVHMRGPLFASVFSPLMLVTVALAGSTILNEKLHLGCVIGAVLIVCGLYVVLWGKSKEMKKKNQLVPAQSPHDNESNTVVEIVVRSAQEDKSNQNKTHEIVAKVVRDNDDS
- the LOC100787839 gene encoding WAT1-related protein At1g68170 isoform X2, with translation MVVVQIAFAGVNVFYKFAVNDGMSLRVVVAYRFVFATVFIAPLALIVERKKRTKMTWTVLFQSFLCGLFGGSLAQNFYLQALALTSATFASAMSNLIPGITFILAVCFGMERLNLRTAAGKAKIVGTLIGIGGAMVLTFVKGVHIEFGSFHLNLLHPQNGTHAHSATGAHTLLGSLCALASGISYALWLIIQAKMSESYPRPYSSTALMSLWGSLLSIVLALCVERDWSQWRLGWNIRLLTAAYTGIVVSGVMVVVISWCVHMRGPLFASVFSPLMLVTVALAGSTILNEKLHLGCVIGAVLIVCGLYVVLWGKSKEMKKKNQLVPAQSPHDNESNTVVEIVVRSAQEDKSNQNKTHEIVAKVVRDNDDS